Below is a genomic region from Paraburkholderia sp. BL23I1N1.
CCAAGCAAGACGATCCTGCAACCGGTCGCGCGCGGCGTTGACTTCGTCGGGCAGGTGATCAAGCCATGGACGCGATCAACGCGCCGCCGCACTGTCAACGAGGCCGTCAGGCGTATCGGCACCGTCGGCGCGGCCGACTTCCTCGCTCTGTCGAACAGCTACTTCGGCCTTGTCGGACAGGCATCTAGCAGCCATCACGATCGGGCTCAGCTCGCTAATGCAGCACGCCGCCGCGGTCACGCCGTCAATCATGCACTGACAAAGACCTACCGAGGTTCCGTATGACAAAGAGCCAATGGACCTGCGTCGAAGACGCGATGCCCGACGTGGGCGCCACTGTAATCGTCAGTTCCCACTATGCCGGCGACCCGCGTCGCGAGCGCTTCTATGCAGTATGTAACTATGACGGTAGCCTGTTTTTCTTCGATGATACCGGCGACGACATTTACGCACCGACGCATTGGATGCCGTTACCTGCCGCTCCCAGCCATATCGGCGATCCCACCGAAAAGGTCGAAATCGATCGCATACGGTTTGAAGCCGCTTGGCAGGCGCAAGGGCGCGATCTGTACGAAAACTTCAAAGCCTGCGCATGGGAATTCTGGCAAGCCGCGCATAAGTTCGGTGGAATGCTATGAAGCCCGTAAACAACAAAGCTGACGGCATGGTGCCGAACCGTCCGACGCCTGAAGGCTACAAGCTGGGCTCCGTGCTCGCGAAGCTGTCCGACCGCGGTGAACGAATTCTGCTTGCAGAAGACGGCGAAGCGCCCCGCCGCTGTGCGTCATGCGCATTTAAGGGCGGCACGTTCCCGAACGGCTGCCCGGAAACCGTTCTGGATGCGCTGAAATGCGCGGCCGAAGGCATTCGGTTCACCTGTCACCACTCCAAGCCGCTCGACAGCTCGAAGGGCTATTCCGAGCCATGCGCCGGCTGGGTACATTCGCGCGTGACCGTTGTGCGCATGGGTGGCCTTCCGGCTGAAGTCGCCGAGCTGATCGCTCAGCACAAAATTGAAGATGGGAAGCGTCGATGATTGACGCAGCAGCACGCATCATCGA
It encodes:
- a CDS encoding DUF551 domain-containing protein — translated: MTKSQWTCVEDAMPDVGATVIVSSHYAGDPRRERFYAVCNYDGSLFFFDDTGDDIYAPTHWMPLPAAPSHIGDPTEKVEIDRIRFEAAWQAQGRDLYENFKACAWEFWQAAHKFGGML